GAACTACTGATATGAGGGCTATCTGTGATGGGATTTTCTATCATCTGAAAACAGGCTGTCAGTGGGCATATCTTCCGAAAGAATTTCCTCCCTATTCAACCGTGTATAAATACTATCGACAAT
This region of Roseofilum casamattae BLCC-M143 genomic DNA includes:
- a CDS encoding transposase gives rise to the protein MYPSNLTDQQWEIIRPLIPDAKTGGRPRTTDMRAICDGIFYHLKTGCQWAYLPKEFPPYSTVYKYYRQ